One stretch of Euphorbia lathyris chromosome 7, ddEupLath1.1, whole genome shotgun sequence DNA includes these proteins:
- the LOC136200794 gene encoding phenylcoumaran benzylic ether reductase Betv6-like: protein MAEKSKILIIGGTGYIGKFIVEASTIAGHPTFALVRESTSSDPVKAKLLDKFTNLGVTLLHGDIFKRESLVKAIKQVDVVISTISAEQLADQANIISAIKEAGNVKRFLPSEFGNDVDHVNAVGPAKFVFGIKAQIRRTIEAEGIPYTYVPSGFFSSYIISFLFPPGDTVSILGDGNVKAILNKEEDIGTYTIRAVDDPRTLNKTLLIKPLKNIITLNEIVALKEKKLGKSLLKMYVSEEQLLKEIEAAPMPYNVGLAINHSVFIKGDQTNFEIDPSKEVEASQLYPDVNYTGVVELL, encoded by the exons ATGGCTGAGAAAAGTAAGATTTTGATAATCGGAGGAACTGGCTATATCGGAAAATTCATTGTAGAAGCAAGCACAATCGCCGGCCATCCTACCTTTGCTTTGGTTAGAGAGAGCACATCCTCTGATCCTGTTAAAGCTAAACTCCTTGACAAATTCACCAACTTAGGCGTCACCCTATTACAt GGAGATATTTTCAAGCGTGAGAGTTTAGTTAAGGCCATTAAACAAGTGGATGTGGTGATATCCACAATTAGTGCCGAGCAATTAGCTGATCAGGCCAACATTATTTCTGCCATTAAAGAAGCCGGTAATGTTAAG AGATTCTTGCCTTCGGAGTTCGGAAATGACGTGGATCATGTGAATGCTGTTGGGCCAGCAAAATTTGTATTTGGAATCAAGGCTCAAATTCGGCGAACCATTGAAGCAGAAGGAATACCATACACATATGTGCCTTCTGGCTTCTTTTCTTCCTATATCATCTCTTTTTTGTTCCCTCCAGGAGACACCGTCAGCATTTTAGGCGACGGAAACGTCAAAG CAATTCTTAACAAAGAAGAAGACATAGGAACCTACACCATAAGAGCAGTAGATGATCCAAGAACCTTGAATAAGACACTCCTGATTAAGCCACTTAAAAACATTATTACTTTAAATGAGATTGTTGCTCTCAAGGAGAAGAAATTAGGCAAATCTCTACTGAAGATGTATGTTTCAGAAGAGCAGCTTCTTAAAGAAATTGAAg CGGCTCCAATGCCGTATAATGTTGGGTTGGCGATAAATCACTCGGTGTTCATAAAGGGCGATCAAACCAATTTTGAGATTGATCCATCTAAGGAAGTTGAGGCCTCTCAGTTATATCCTGATGTCAATTACACTGGTGTTGTAGAATTACTATGA